Genomic window (Leptospira kirschneri serovar Cynopteri str. 3522 CT):
AAAAGTAGTTCTTCAAGGGGAATTACACAGTAATGCGTTAGCCGCGTTTTGTTTTTTGTTTCATAATTTCGGATACGAGGTTCGATCAATCGCCTATACCCGCGATCCAAAGAGGGTTAGTGCAAATTCTATTTTTGTAAAATGGAATTCTCACAAATTAGAAATTTTTCCTTCTCGTGGCGAATGGAAGAAAAAAATTCAAATTCTCTCTGAGTTTTTACCAGACTTGCAGTATACATTTTCGAAGACCGATGCTGCAACAAGTCAAAACGCCAGAACCGATTCCATTTTGAAACATGATCGTATACCTTTAAATATTCAGAAAATTATAGAAAAAGATATTATATTTGGATCTATTTTGATTCCGGAATATGGAATGAGTCTGGAAGCGGCGGAAGGTTTAAATTCTCTTTGGAGGCAGATTCAAGTTTCTGAATATGATCGTTTGGTCTTGGATCTTGGTTCTGGTCTTACTTTTCTTTCTGCAAAAAAGTATTTTGGAAATTCAATTCCGATTTATGGAGTAAATATTGGTCTTCCTAAAAAGAAGATGTTAAACTGGTTAGAGCGAAAAAGAAATTCATTAGGCTTCTCTAAAGTAGAGATCGAGGTAGAAGAAATTTTAGAAATTTCTAATTTGGGTGGTTTTGGATCTAAAAATAGTATTATTTTAAAATATTGTAATTCTTTTTATGAAAAATATAAAATTCCTTTGGAGCCTATTTATTCCGGTAGATCTTTATATACAATAGAATCTTTGATTCAAAACGGTTTATGGAAAGGACGTACACTTTATTTACATCAGGGAGGGCTTTGGAATTTTTTAGATCATTTTATAGATGCTTAATGTAAATTTTATATAACAAAATTAAAATTTTTTTAAAAGTATAAGTTCCTACAGTTTATTTTTAATGATAAATATGAAATTTTGTACTTTGATGTGATTAAGTAATCATAGATAAGTTTTAGAATGATTCTTTAGTAATTCATTGTTTAATTTTTTATATTTTAAATAGGTAGTGAGATTTTGTTTTACGTTAGTAGACTACCTATAATGTCTAATATGTTGTATTAACAAATATTTGATATTTGAACGTATCCATACATACTTTACTTAAAAATCTGATAGAGAACAGATATTATAACATGATAGTAAATTCTTTAGTTTTGTATGTTAAAGGATATGAATTTAGAAAGAGAAAAAACTTATTATGATAAGTGATAGGATAGAAAATGACCTATCCTAAAAATATTAAATATTCCTCAGATAATAAAATGAAAATTTTATTGACAATGATGAAATATACTCTAATAGGTAGGTTATATAAATTAGAATAAAATTGTTATTCGAGGAATAGAAATAAAAAAAATGTCTTTTTGTGTTAATTTATGTTTTTATCAGTATGTAGAACCAAGTAAATCCATTACTTTAGTAGACATATTAGACATTATCGGAAGTTACTTATCTTGTTCCAAAGAAATTATATTATTGAGCATGAAAATGGTCAGTGGTTCTGAAATACGACCTGCTCTAATTTATGCCTAAGAAAATAAAAATTGAAGAATTAAAAACGTCATTCACGGCGTTTACAAAAAGCATTGGTATCTTTAAAGCTGAAGGTTGGATATCGCAGAGAATTTTCCTATCTACAGGTTTTCTAAAAACCTCTCATAACCAAATTTCTTATTCTTACGAAGTTATTTTTCATTAAAATACTATGTCCTTTTTTTCATCTAAATTAGATTCTCAAAGTGAAAATCGAGTTGCTTTTGTGGGTTGGCATGAAGGTTCCGCTGGTCAGATTCATTCTTGGTTTGAAGAGGCAAATCTGGGAAAAATTGCTTTTTTTATTCATCCTGAGGATGATCCTCCGGAAATTAAAAAAATTAGTAGAGCAGTATCTCAATTTTCCTATCCAGAAAATGGAAAATTTAAGAATGTTCCCCTAATTTGTAAAAAAAATTGGCCTGAATTTTTAGTTCAAAATAAAGTAGATAAAGTATTAGTTACGATTTCTGATCCTGCTGAACGATGGGCGGAAATGAAAAAAGCATATGATTCCGGACTTGAGTTAATTAATGCAATTTATCCTTCGACTTTACTTTTAAAGGAATGTCTTTTAGGAAAAAACATTATCATACATCCTAGATCAACGATTGGTTATAGAGCCGAAATTGATGATGGAGTCATTGTTAATATCGGAACGCAGATCGATCATCATTGTAAAATCGAAAAGGCTGTTACAATTGATCCAGGAGTTACTCTTGCGGGGAATGTTTTAATAGAGAATTTTTGTACAATTCACACTCGTGCGGTTATCATCAATAGAATTAAAATAGGATCCAATTCAATTATTGGTGCGGGAACTGTCATTATACGAGATATAGAACCGAATTCTAAAGTTGTTGGAGTTCCCGGAAAAAAAATTAAAGCGGTTATTTAATAAATTAACGAGAAGTTTAATTTAAAAAATAAAAAAAGAATGAGCCTACTGAAATTAAACTAAGCCTTGCCATTATTAAATTTGCGTTTTGTTAGCGGCTGGCCGTCTTTATAATATTAACGTGTATGATGTTCTCTTTTGTCAGAAATGAAGTGAACCAAATATTTTTGAGTCCCTTAAGTTTTGTTGGTCTTTCTCCATCTTGAATTTCTTTCTCGAGTCTCTTTAGTTTGTTCAATGTTAGATGTTTGATTTCAAGTCTGTCCCTGGTCAAGATTTGAGTCCATGAATTTAAAGCTGTTTTCAAGTCTTTTGCTTTTACTTGAGAACAATAAGTCCCACCCATAAACTCCATTACAAAGGTATATGTTCCGAGTTTTTTTATTTGTTTCATCTTGTCCTAATAGTCCGACTATGCAGCGTGAGAATTTGGCCCTTATCTGTTTTAGAATGTAATAGTCGAAAGATTTTATTGTTTCACTATATATATCATGAAATTTTCAAAATGGTCTGTGGAAGAATTTTGGTCGATTGTTTGAATATTCAATTTATTGTATGTCTCAACGGAAAAATTTTTTAACTTAAAGTTCGGCGTAAGAAAATCAGGGTGAATAAAAAACTCAGGTGCTTGCTCTCTATGAATCGCAGCATAATAATTGCTTTCGCATTGGTAATACAGAAATTCACGTTTTTTAAATTCTTCTCGTTTTAGTATAAAATTTGAAAGTAGTTTTAAATATGGTCTTACTTTTTCGCTTTTTTATTTTAAGAATCTATTCTGTTAAATCCGTTTCCAATTTTTTTGAATATTCTCTGGAATAAATATTCTAAATTCCATTTTAAAAATAGATTTCGTTAGGTTTTATTTTTTTTTAGATGTGATAAATTAGAAACAATTTTAAGGAGTTTATCGGATTGAAATCTTGAAAAAATTTTTAAAATTTGTTCTTTAATTTCTTCAGAACTGGATTGAAGAATTCGAATCAAAGGTTCATAATCATTAATTTTAAAACCAAAACTAAGAAGATCGTCTATCGAATCTAAAATTGAAATCTTTTCGCCTTCATTTTGAGTCTGATTGAATTTAGAAATCAAAGAATAATATTTATTTTCTTTTAACTTGTTGTTAAAAGCAAGTCCTTTGGGTAAACAAGCAGGACAAAGACATCTAGGTTTAGAATGTGCCTCCGGAAAATAACGCCAACCGATTGTCTGAGGAAGATTTTTGATCTTTAGAATTTCTTTTTTAGTTACTTTTCTAGGAAGAACGATTTGAAAACCTAGTTTGTTTTCTGTAGATAATAAAAGTTGGGTGGATTCGATTGCGGAAGAAAGTATCAGTTTCGAAGTGTAATTTCCAGACCAGACCGGTTCCAAATCCGGTATTTTGAAATAAATTCCGATAACTGGTCCGTTCGAAAATCTCTTTATTTCCCTCAACCATTGGTGTGTAATCCAAAAATCAGGAATGACAGGCATACAAAAAACTCCTTTTCGAACGTTTTCATAATGGATCGAAGAAGTTTTGATACCCGATCTAAAAATCGAGTTTTTGTTTTGTAAAGAAGTGAGATGTAAAAACACGCTCATAAATATTTATAAGAACCGTTTTTTAAATTAAAGTTATTTTCTGAAAACATTTAAAAAATTTATATATTAAAATATTTTGATATATCTTGGTTAATCCAAAAATATCTTTTATTCTTTTTAAAAGGAATATTGCAATTTCTTTCATCGGATTTAATTTCCATTGTAAATAATCCATACGAGGTAAAATTTTTTCTAGAAGTGGATTGTATTCTGCAATCCAGTAGCGCCAGTTCCGAATTTCTTTTTCACCTTCGATGATCGATTTAAAATAGGGAATATACAAATTTAAAAGTTTTTTTCTTTGTGTTAAGTCAAATTGATTTAAATCTACAGGTACAATTGATTTTTTTACTTCAACGTCCCATCCTCCTACTTTAGAAAAATATTGATGAGCGTGTTTTTCAATTATATCATCGTTTGCACGCCAAGAATGAAGTGTATCTTTTTCAGGATCATGAAAAAAAAAGCTCATGACCTTCGATCGTTCTATCGCCAAATTCATAATTTCTTATATACGTATATGTTTCTCCTTTATGAAAATTATTGAATGTTTTTTTTGCTTTGTATTCCATTCCTTCTATAAATAATAGGATCGATCGATTGTTAAATAGTTTCATTGTAATGATGTAGCAGTAGTGGAGGGAATCCTGAAAAAGTTCATGAATAGACACGAAAATGTTGATTGATGAAGCTCGTAGGGTGATATACGAAATTTTGAATGTATCCAAGTGTGTTTGTTTTCAGAAAGTGTAAATTCTTTTTACTCTCGAAAATAATAGAGAATGTTTGAAAATAAAATAGAAACATTTTTGAGTGAAACTAAAAATGTATTTCAAGAAGATAGTTTCTATTAGATTTCCACCTTTTGGTAAAAAGGTAAAAGTTTGACCACGGAAAATATTTAGAACTTATCTCAAAATTTCAAAACGTGGAAACTCACACAACTTTTCGTGGTAGAAAGACCGGTATAGATCACTTCAAGCACGTAAATCTGTGGGAATTCCTACGTTTTGGTACAATTTTTGAATTTCTGATTACATTCAAGAAAGAATATAATCCAGATTCATCGTACGGATAAAATCCCTCTTAATCGATTTAGGACAAACCGCTTCACATTCGTATTGGTTTGTGCAGTTTCCGAAACCTTCCGCGTCCATTGCGTTGATCATCTTTTTCACGCGCTCTTTTTGTTCTACTTTTCCTTGAGGTAAAAGACCTAAATGGGTGATCTTTGCGGAAACGAACAACATCGCACTCGCGTTTTTACAAGAAGCTACACAAGCACCACAACCTATACAAGTAGCTGCGTCCATCGCAATATCCGCATCCACTTTAGGAATTGGGTTTGCGTTTGCGTCTGGTGCTCCACCCGTGTTTATGCTAATAAAACCTCCGGATTGGATGATTCGATCAAACGCGCTTCTATCTACTACGAGGTCTTTGAGAACGGGGAAAGCCTTGGCTCTCCATGGTTCCACATAAACGGTGTCCCCGTCTTTGAAAGAACGCATGTGTAACTGACAAGAAGTAACTCCTTGATGGGGTCCGTGTGCCTGTCCGTTGATCATCAGATTGCAGGAACCGCAGATTCCTTCTCTGCAATCGTGTTCGAATGCGATTGGGTCTTCTCCTTTCGTAATTAGTTCTTCGTTGACTACGTCGAGCATTTCTAAAAAGGACATGTTCGGAGAAATATCTTTCGCGTCGTAGTCTACGATTTTTCCTTTAGTTTCTCCACTTTTTTGTCTCCAGACTTTGAGTTTCAGATCCATTATTTATAACTCCTTGTAGCGAGATGAACGTTTTCGAATTCCAGTTTTTCCCTATGTTCGGTTGGTTTTTTACCGATTCCGTTGAATTCCCAAGCGGTAGCGTGACAGAACTTATCGTCGTTTCGTTTTGCTTCTCCTTCTTCTTGGTATTCTTCACGAAAGTGACCTCCGCAGGATTCTTCTCTGGTAAGAGCGTCGAGGCAAAGAAGTTCGCCGAATTCCAAGAAGTCTGCGACTCTTCCCGCTTTTTCGAGGGATTGGTTGAGTTCGGCACCGCTTCCAGGAACGTTTACGTTTTGCCAGAATTCTTCTCGGATCTTAGGAATTTCGGATAACGCTTCTTTCAGACCTTTGTCGTTACGCGCCATTCCACATTTGTCCCACATCAGTTTTCCGAGTTGTTTATGAAAAGAATCCACGGTTCTTTTTCCTTTGATGGAAAGAAGTTTTTTAGTAGTTTCTTCCGCGTCGGACAAAGACTTTTTTGCTTCTGGATGATCTTCTTTCGGATGAGAATTAAATCCAACCCCGGCAAGATAATTTCCGATCGTATAAGGAAGAATAAAATATCCGTCTGCAAGTCCTTGCATCAAAGCCGAAGCTCCTAGTCGGTTGGCACCGTGATCCGAAAAGTTTGCTTCTCCGATTACAAACAGACCGGGTAGGTTGCTCATTAGGTTGTAATCTACCCAAAGACCACCCATCGTGTAGTGAACCGCAGGGTAAATTCTCATCGGTTGTTTGTATGGATTTTCTCCTGTGATTTGTTCATACATTTGGAATAGGTTTTCGTAACGATCTCGAATTTTAGGTTCTCCGAGACGTTTGATCGAGTCTGCAAAATCTAAATAAACCCCCTGACCGGATTCTCCCACACCTAACCCCGCGTCACAGGCTTCTTTTGCCGCGCGGGATGCAATATCGCGTGGAGAAAGATTTCCGTAGCTTGGATATTTTCTTTCGAGATAATAGTCTCTTTCCGATTCAGGAATGTCCGCAGGATTGCGAGTATCGCCTTTCTTTTTTGGAACCCAGATTCTACCGTCGTTTCGGAGAGACTCGGACATCAAAGTCAGTTTAGATTGATGGTCTCCCGAAACAGGAATACAAGTAGGGTGAATTTGCGTATAACAAGGATTAGCAAAAAACGCCCCTTTTTTGTGCGCCTTCCAAGTGGCGGTTACGTTACAACCTTTCGCGTTTGTAGAAAGAAAGAATACGTTTCCATATCCCCCGGTTCCAAGAACTACCGCGTCTGCCATATGAGTGGAAAGTTTTCCGGTTACGAGATCCCGGACCACGATTCCTTTGGCGTGACCATCGATGACGATGAGTTCCAACATTTCGGTTCTAGGATACATTTGGACTGCACCCAGACCGATTTGCCGAGAAAGAGCAGAATAAGCACCTAACAGAAGTTGTTGTCCTGTTTGACCTTTTGCATAAAAGGTTCTAGAAACTTGCGCCCCACCGAAAGAACGGTTGGAAAGATGTCCTCCGTATTCTCTCGCAAATGGAACTCCTTGTGCTACACACTGATCGATGATGTTTACGGAAACTTCCGCCAAACGGTGAACATTCGCTTCTCTTGCGCGAAAGTCTCCACCTTTTACTGTGTCGTAGAACAGACGATAGACGGAATCACCATCGTTTTGATAATTTTTAGCTGCGTTGATACCACCTTGGGCCGCGATACTATGTGCACGACGAGGGCTGTCTTGAAAACAGAATGTTTTTACGTTATAACCTAGTTCGGCGAGCGTTGCCGATGCGGAAGCTCCCGCAAGACCGGAACCGACTACGATGATATTGAATTTTCTTTTGTTAGCCGGATTGACTAATTTAATATCAGCCTTATGGTTGGACCATTTTTTATCAATCGGGCCGTTTGGAATTTTAGAATCTAAACTCATAAAAGTTTCTCCAAAGAATTACGGATGAACGTATCCCAGCAAAATCGAAAGTGGGATAGAAGTGTTGCCTATAAAGATCAAAAGTGCGAATAAAATCGCTCCCGCTTTGATTTTACCGCTAAGGTAGGGAGTATTCAGTCCCAATGTTTGGAACACACTCGCCACCCCGTGACTGATGTGTGTAGCAAGTAATAACATCGCAAAGATGTAGGAACTTGCTACGATCGGATTTTGAAAACCTAAAACCACCATCGTATAAATGTCATGTCTTCCTTTTGCATCCGTCATCGCAAAATGATCCGGATTGGTAACTCCGAGAGTGAAGTGTAAAAGGTGATATACGATGAAGGAAAAAATTAAAAGTCCCGTTAAAGCCATGGTTCTAGAAGCGAGTGTCGCTTGCACCGTGTTCTTTTTAGAGTAGGGAACTGGGCGAGCCTGTCTATTTTCAATTGTAAGTTTTATCGCGTAGTAAACGTGAATGATAAAGCTAACAATCAAAATAATTCTAGCTACCCAAAGAAGGGGTTCGATGTCCCTAAGCGATTGACCATATGCGTTGATTTTTTCCTGTCCAAGGAAGATCTGAAGATTTCCTAACATATGAACAACCACAAAGCCGAAATAAACAAGTCCGGTCGCCGCCACGAGAGTTTTTCTCCCGATGGAAGACCGGAGATATCCAGCCTTAAAATCCATACCATTTTCTCCTATTTGATTGGTGGAAAGAATTCATCGAAAAATTTGAATGAACAAAAAAGATGGGTTTAAAATGAAAACAAACCCGTACTTTCTAAAATGAGAGTAAAAAAACGAGTTATAACGAAAAGCATTTTTATTCCGAAGAGAAAAAATTGAATTAGATCTAAAGTTATTAAGATTCTATCTCAATTAGAGATTCAGAAATTACAATTCAAATCCTAGAAGGATTTAGTGCGTCGCGTAACAAAACTTTTTCGAAGGATAAAAACAATGAGTCCTTTCCAGGAACTTTATCAAAAAAATAAACTCAAAGGTGCTTCCAATTCAAAGGCAACAAAAGAATACTCTGAAAATTCTTTTCTATTTAAAAAATATTCGGGTAAGAATGAATTTTTAAATCCATATTTTTCTTTTCGAGGAAGGATATTGTCTAAGATCGCCTTCGGAAGTTATAGAGTAGGACTTGAATCTACGGAACACGAAAAGTCGATCGAACTTTCCTTGTCAATGGGATTTAACGTAATCGATACTTCTTCCAATTATGGAAATGGAGAAAGTGAAAGTTTGATTGGAAAGGTTCTTCAACAGAAAATACAAAAAGGGGAACTCAAAAGAGAAAACGTTTTTATAGTCACCAAGGGGGGATATATCCAAGGGAAAAATTTAGAGATCGTAACTGAACTCGAAAATACTAATCGGGCATTTCCGGAGATCACTTACTATCAGGAAGGATGTTACCACTGCATTCATCCTTTTTTTTTGGAGGATCAACTCGAATATTCTCTCAAAAGACTGGGTCTTGAAACCGTGGATGTTTTTCTTTTACACAATCCGGAATACTTCCTCATGGACCGAGAGAAACATAACGTTCCCAAAGAAAAAGCGATCGAAGAATATTACAAAAGAATTAAGAACTCTTTCCGATTTCTGGAACAAAAAAGAAAAGAAGGTAAAATTTTATACTACGGTATTTCATCCAATACGTTTCCAGAAAACCCGGAAAAATATACTGCCACTTCGCTTATCAAAATTCTAAAAATCGCAAAAGAAATTCAAAGTGAACTAGGCTTAGAGGAATCCGGTTTTGCGGTCGTTCAATTTCCGGGTAATCTTTTAGAGAATGGATTTTTAGATCCTAAGTTCGAGGGAAAAAATTTAATTTCTATCATTCATGAAAACGGGCTTTTACCTCTGATCAATCGTCCCTTAAACTCAATATCAAACTCAGGAAACATTTATAGGCTTTCTTACGATCCAAAGAAAGAGAGTAAACATGTTCTCAAACTTCTGAAAGAAAAATTAGATACGATCTATAAAAAAGAGGAAGAGTTACTTGCCGTTTTGCCTCAGGGTTCTTACAAATATACCTTTCGAACCGTAACCGAACCTTATTTAAACCAATTTCAAAACCAAAATCATCTAAATCAATTTTTAGAAAGTACTGTAATTCCTATTCTACAACAACTGATTGCACAAATCGAAAAAAAAGGCGGGATAAAAGTTCAAACCGAATACATCGAAACCTTGAACGAGGCGCTTCCTGTTTTGGAACAATATGTGTTTCAAAAAAATATAGAAAGTAGAAAATTATTATATTCTAAGATTATAAATTTATATCCTAAATATTTGGATTGGAATTTATCCTCCGTCTCGTTACATCTGCTTTGTTCTTCTTTGGGAAAGGGCGTTGTTTTACTCGGGATGAGAAAAGAGGAATACGTAAAAGATGCAACGTTTTCTTTTGTCGCGCCTGGAACCGAAATTCAATATCAGGATTGGAAACAATTTGAAGTTTGATCCTGAAATTGTAGCTCTTTTAGAGCGTATCACTTCTATTTCTGATCCGGAAGAAACGATCGATTTTGCTTATTCCAATGCGGAAAGACTTTTTCGGGAAGGAAAGTATTTCGAGGCGCACGAGATACTAGAGTTTCAATGGAAGAAGGATTTAGGAATTAGAAAAATATTTCTTCAGGGAATTATTCAACTTTGTGTTTCCTTACATAAAATTTATGTAAAACCGAATGGACGCGGATCTAGGATGCAGGCGGAAAGGTCCAAAGAAAAATTGGAGATTGTTTTTAACTCGGGTGATTTGAGTGAAAAGGGAAAACAAATTGTATCTGATTTGCTCCAAAGTTTGGATCAGATTTTAAATCTTTACGAAGGAGACGAGTTGTTGTCTGAAAAAGTTTCTGCTTTCTGTATTCCAAGGATTCCAAAAGAATGGCGGGAGTTGTTCAGAAGCTAATGATAAAAGACTCACAGATGGGCTTTTTCTTGAGAAGCAGAAAATACGGTATTATATTAGAATTATATTATATTTTGTAATATGTAGATTTACAATTTTGTTCTTACTGATCTCTATAAAATTGAATACCGAAAATTTTCGCCATAAAGATCTATTTGAGTGCAAAATATCGTGTACTCTGTTATATAGATCTGAGTTGTATAGAATAAACAAAGTTCATCTGTCTTCTGAAAAGGAAATAATATGAGTGAAATTGAAAGTGATTTTTTTCAATCTGGGGGATACAATCTCTCCTATAAGATTCATAAAAACGGAAA
Coding sequences:
- a CDS encoding succinate dehydrogenase/fumarate reductase iron-sulfur subunit, giving the protein MDLKLKVWRQKSGETKGKIVDYDAKDISPNMSFLEMLDVVNEELITKGEDPIAFEHDCREGICGSCNLMINGQAHGPHQGVTSCQLHMRSFKDGDTVYVEPWRAKAFPVLKDLVVDRSAFDRIIQSGGFISINTGGAPDANANPIPKVDADIAMDAATCIGCGACVASCKNASAMLFVSAKITHLGLLPQGKVEQKERVKKMINAMDAEGFGNCTNQYECEAVCPKSIKRDFIRTMNLDYILS
- a CDS encoding DUF309 domain-containing protein, producing the protein MKFDPEIVALLERITSISDPEETIDFAYSNAERLFREGKYFEAHEILEFQWKKDLGIRKIFLQGIIQLCVSLHKIYVKPNGRGSRMQAERSKEKLEIVFNSGDLSEKGKQIVSDLLQSLDQILNLYEGDELLSEKVSAFCIPRIPKEWRELFRS
- a CDS encoding acetyltransferase, yielding MSFFSSKLDSQSENRVAFVGWHEGSAGQIHSWFEEANLGKIAFFIHPEDDPPEIKKISRAVSQFSYPENGKFKNVPLICKKNWPEFLVQNKVDKVLVTISDPAERWAEMKKAYDSGLELINAIYPSTLLLKECLLGKNIIIHPRSTIGYRAEIDDGVIVNIGTQIDHHCKIEKAVTIDPGVTLAGNVLIENFCTIHTRAVIINRIKIGSNSIIGAGTVIIRDIEPNSKVVGVPGKKIKAVI
- a CDS encoding aldo/keto reductase, with product MSPFQELYQKNKLKGASNSKATKEYSENSFLFKKYSGKNEFLNPYFSFRGRILSKIAFGSYRVGLESTEHEKSIELSLSMGFNVIDTSSNYGNGESESLIGKVLQQKIQKGELKRENVFIVTKGGYIQGKNLEIVTELENTNRAFPEITYYQEGCYHCIHPFFLEDQLEYSLKRLGLETVDVFLLHNPEYFLMDREKHNVPKEKAIEEYYKRIKNSFRFLEQKRKEGKILYYGISSNTFPENPEKYTATSLIKILKIAKEIQSELGLEESGFAVVQFPGNLLENGFLDPKFEGKNLISIIHENGLLPLINRPLNSISNSGNIYRLSYDPKKESKHVLKLLKEKLDTIYKKEEELLAVLPQGSYKYTFRTVTEPYLNQFQNQNHLNQFLESTVIPILQQLIAQIEKKGGIKVQTEYIETLNEALPVLEQYVFQKNIESRKLLYSKIINLYPKYLDWNLSSVSLHLLCSSLGKGVVLLGMRKEEYVKDATFSFVAPGTEIQYQDWKQFEV
- a CDS encoding fumarate reductase/succinate dehydrogenase flavoprotein subunit, whose amino-acid sequence is MSLDSKIPNGPIDKKWSNHKADIKLVNPANKRKFNIIVVGSGLAGASASATLAELGYNVKTFCFQDSPRRAHSIAAQGGINAAKNYQNDGDSVYRLFYDTVKGGDFRAREANVHRLAEVSVNIIDQCVAQGVPFAREYGGHLSNRSFGGAQVSRTFYAKGQTGQQLLLGAYSALSRQIGLGAVQMYPRTEMLELIVIDGHAKGIVVRDLVTGKLSTHMADAVVLGTGGYGNVFFLSTNAKGCNVTATWKAHKKGAFFANPCYTQIHPTCIPVSGDHQSKLTLMSESLRNDGRIWVPKKKGDTRNPADIPESERDYYLERKYPSYGNLSPRDIASRAAKEACDAGLGVGESGQGVYLDFADSIKRLGEPKIRDRYENLFQMYEQITGENPYKQPMRIYPAVHYTMGGLWVDYNLMSNLPGLFVIGEANFSDHGANRLGASALMQGLADGYFILPYTIGNYLAGVGFNSHPKEDHPEAKKSLSDAEETTKKLLSIKGKRTVDSFHKQLGKLMWDKCGMARNDKGLKEALSEIPKIREEFWQNVNVPGSGAELNQSLEKAGRVADFLEFGELLCLDALTREESCGGHFREEYQEEGEAKRNDDKFCHATAWEFNGIGKKPTEHREKLEFENVHLATRSYK
- a CDS encoding succinate dehydrogenase cytochrome B subunit, b558 family, translated to MDFKAGYLRSSIGRKTLVAATGLVYFGFVVVHMLGNLQIFLGQEKINAYGQSLRDIEPLLWVARIILIVSFIIHVYYAIKLTIENRQARPVPYSKKNTVQATLASRTMALTGLLIFSFIVYHLLHFTLGVTNPDHFAMTDAKGRHDIYTMVVLGFQNPIVASSYIFAMLLLATHISHGVASVFQTLGLNTPYLSGKIKAGAILFALLIFIGNTSIPLSILLGYVHP